The proteins below are encoded in one region of Terriglobales bacterium:
- a CDS encoding DUF167 domain-containing protein, whose protein sequence is MIPVHNAGDGARFAVKVQPRAKRNAIVGQLGDALKIALTAPPLEGRANQALVEFLAEILNVPRSSITIAAGQSSRRKVVAIAGLSAEEAGRRFAPFLTPET, encoded by the coding sequence GGTGACGGCGCCAGGTTTGCCGTCAAGGTGCAGCCTCGCGCCAAGCGCAACGCGATTGTCGGCCAACTCGGAGACGCTCTGAAGATCGCGCTCACCGCCCCGCCCCTCGAGGGGCGCGCCAACCAGGCTCTGGTGGAATTTCTGGCGGAGATTTTGAACGTGCCCCGCTCGTCGATTACCATAGCCGCGGGCCAGAGCAGTCGTCGCAAGGTAGTGGCGATTGCCGGCCTTTCGGCGGAGGAGGCGGGGCGACGATTTGCGCCTTTCCTGACACCCGAGACCTGA